The Mycobacterium haemophilum DSM 44634 sequence CGGCAATTCGGGGTAGGACACCGTCATCCCGTTGATGAAGACCTGACCGGCCGCGATGTCGTCGATGAAGCGCCGCTGCTCGGTCTCGTCCTGTGTCCAGGCGTTGGAACCCAACCCGAAGGTGGTGGCATTGGCGATCTCGATGGCTTCGTCGATGTCGGCGGCACGATACACCGAGGCGACCGGACCGAAGACCTCCTCGGTGTAGAGCGCCATGTCCTTGGTGATGCCGGTGACCACGGTCGGTGGGTAGAACCATCCCGGCCGGTCGGGACGTTTACCGCCGCAGCGGATCACCGCGCCGGCCGCGGCGGCGGCGTCGACTTGCTGTTCGACTTCGGCGCGGCCCGACTCGGTGGCCAGCGGACCGACGTCGGTGTCCGGGTCGGTCGGGTCACCCACCTGCAGCGCCTCCATCCGCGCGACGAACTTGTCGACGAACTCGTCGTAAATGTCGGCGTGGGCGATAAACCGCTTGGCGGCGATGCAGGATTGGCCGTTGTTCTGGACCCGGCCGGTGACCGCGGTGGCCACTGCTGCATCCACATCGGCTGAGGGCATCACGATGAACGGGTCGCTGCCGCCGAGCTCGAGCACGGTGGGCTTGATCTCGTCGCCCGCGATGGCGCCGACCGACTGGCCGGCCGGTTCGCTGCCGGTGAGGGTGGCCGCCGCGACGCGGGGATCGCGCAGGATGGCTTCGACACCGCTGGCCGAGATGAGCAGCGTTTGAAAACAGCCCTGCGGGAAGCCGCCACGGGCAATGACGTCGGCGAGGTACAGCGCACACTGCGGCACGTTGGACGCGTGCTTGAGTAGGCCGACGTTGCCGGCCATCAGCGCCGGCGCGGCGAAGCGGACGGCCTGCCACAGCGGAAAGTTCCACGGCATCACGGCCAGTACCACCCCGAGCGGCTGGTAGCGAGCGAATGCCTGCGACGCGCCAACGGCGGCGGCGTCGGCCGGTTCATCGGCGAGCAACGCTTCGGCGTTCTCGGCGTAGTAGCGAAAACCCTTGGCGCACTTCAGTGCCTCGCCCTTGGCCGAGGCCAGCGTCTTACCCATCTCGAGGGTCATCATGGCGGCGGCTTGGTCGGCTTCGGCCTCGAGCAGGTCGGCGGTGGCGTTAGCCCACTTGGCGCGCTGAGCGAAGGTGGTGTGACGGTAGTCGTCGAACCGCGCGTAGCCGCGAGCAATCGCAGCCTCGACTTCATGCTGGGTCGCCGGGGTAAAGGTCTTTACCGTCTCGCCGGTGGCCGGGTTGATAGTGGCGATCGACACGCTGACCTCTCCTTCATCTGGGGCTGGCTGGTGAAACGTCTGGGTCCAGCCTGCCATTATCGTGGCCCAGGGAGGTGTCGGATGAGCACAGCCGCTCAACTGATGGTCCAGTGCCTGGAAAGCGAGGGTGTCTCGGTCGTCTTTGGGATACCCGGCGAGGAGAACATCCGCTTCGTGCAGGCATTGGCGGCGTCATCCATCCGCCACCAACAGCACCCCGATGGTGGCGATCTCCACTCAGGTCGGCCAGGATCGCCAGTACAAGGAGTCGCACCAGTACGTCGACTTGGTGTCGATGTTCACCCCGATCACCCGCTGGGCCGCCGGCGTCCCCACCGCACACGCCATACCAGAAATGTTCTGCAAAGCGTTCAAACTTGCCGAGACCGAACGCCCGGCCGCCGTTTACCTGGCCGTGCCCGAACACCTAGATACCGATGCCGCGGACTACCCCGGTCTGAAACCGTTGCTGCGCAACGTTGTCCGCGCCGAGGCGCCGTCAGCCCTGCTGCGGTTCTCCGATGAACTTAGCATTCGGGTGGCCAACACCTTCCACGGCAAGGGTGTCATGCCCGACGACCACCCCAACAGCTTAGGAACCATCGGGTTCATGCGGCATGACTACGTCAATTTCGGATTCGACAACGCCGACGTCATCATCGCGGTCGGATACGAGCTGCAGGAATTCGACCCCGTCCGGATCAATCCGCGGGGCCGGCCACCGCTTCGACGAAGACGGCGCGGTACCAGGATCCGGTTTTCTCGCTGAGAAATTCGCTCGGGAGCAACAGGATTCACGGTTCCCGCTGGCCACGCAGCGGGTGGTTGCCGACACTCGCGCAGCGACGTCGTGCTGATGGACACCGGCGCCACCAAGATGTGGATGGCGCGGCTGTACCCGACGTATCAGCACAACACCTGTCTTATTTCAAACGGACGGCCTGATCGAGTCGGAGAATCTGCGGCTGACCGACCGGCTGGGCGAGACACTGTGATCCCATACTATTGCTTGGACGTGACTTTCTGCAGCGTCATCGGCCGCAGGTACGGGCCCAGCAACGTGCGATGCCACCATGCCCGATCGTGCCGCAGTTCGGCAATACTGGTGAATCGGTACTCGTAGAGCTGCGCGCGCACATGCCGGGGCGGTGATCCCGGGAAAGGATTGTGCCGCAACAGGCGCAGCGTCGCCGGATCGTTGCGCAGCAGTCGCTGCAAGAACGGCGTCAGCCACGGCTGCGCGTAGCCCGGTGAGATGGCAGCGAACCACATCAGCCAGTCCAGCCGCAGATGATA is a genomic window containing:
- a CDS encoding NADP-dependent succinic semialdehyde dehydrogenase, with product MSIATINPATGETVKTFTPATQHEVEAAIARGYARFDDYRHTTFAQRAKWANATADLLEAEADQAAAMMTLEMGKTLASAKGEALKCAKGFRYYAENAEALLADEPADAAAVGASQAFARYQPLGVVLAVMPWNFPLWQAVRFAAPALMAGNVGLLKHASNVPQCALYLADVIARGGFPQGCFQTLLISASGVEAILRDPRVAAATLTGSEPAGQSVGAIAGDEIKPTVLELGGSDPFIVMPSADVDAAVATAVTGRVQNNGQSCIAAKRFIAHADIYDEFVDKFVARMEALQVGDPTDPDTDVGPLATESGRAEVEQQVDAAAAAGAVIRCGGKRPDRPGWFYPPTVVTGITKDMALYTEEVFGPVASVYRAADIDEAIEIANATTFGLGSNAWTQDETEQRRFIDDIAAGQVFINGMTVSYPELPFGGVKRSGYGRELSAHGIREFCNTKTVWIA